A single window of Leptospira kanakyensis DNA harbors:
- the omp85 gene encoding Omp85 family outer membrane protein, with protein MSFRNLISVLVILSTWISIPLKAEERKSDVPEWIGEFKKLDEDELSKKKEGWYATGLPLFGNDAVNGSGLGILANIFYNGTKADSSFKYTPYEHLFSVGIYRSNRGTQNNYLLWDAPYFLDTAYRLKAYVGHDGSFYNQYFGVGTESLEPLYFKDRNVDGSRITRNATFSDFENANSYVRNRGPGKEFTSNQHYHDYQFETTYGQFALDKTIFQVFRVWGGVEFSKNSVRRYDGTSTEAREPLSNVKVPAIEGNSKLTEDANAGKIIGLHGGNLNYIRAGIAYDTRDYEPDPDRGWLIEYNINKAERTIGSDFGYIRHFAQAKNFYQPFPKLFEEFVIAQRVALTKIEGEVPFFEYRYLFSIDGPFGALGGQNTLRGYRQERFFGPVIGFYNIELRYRVGSFSVWDQFFQLSIVPFYDVGRVWDKLRDVNAIGYKHARGLGLRLIWDQATVILLDYAYSREDQLFYIDIGHTF; from the coding sequence ATGTCCTTTCGGAATCTGATTTCTGTGTTGGTCATTCTATCAACATGGATTTCCATTCCCTTAAAAGCGGAAGAAAGAAAATCGGATGTTCCCGAATGGATTGGCGAATTTAAAAAATTAGACGAGGACGAACTTTCTAAAAAAAAAGAAGGTTGGTATGCGACTGGTCTTCCTTTATTTGGAAATGATGCCGTAAATGGATCAGGTCTTGGAATCCTTGCCAATATTTTCTATAACGGTACCAAAGCAGATTCTTCTTTTAAATACACTCCTTACGAACATTTGTTTTCTGTTGGAATTTACAGATCCAATCGTGGAACTCAAAATAATTATTTATTATGGGACGCTCCATACTTTTTGGATACAGCCTATCGTCTCAAAGCTTATGTAGGTCATGATGGCAGTTTTTACAATCAGTACTTTGGTGTAGGAACGGAAAGTTTAGAACCTCTTTATTTTAAAGATAGAAATGTGGATGGAAGTCGCATCACTCGTAATGCCACTTTTTCTGATTTTGAAAATGCAAATTCGTACGTAAGAAACCGTGGGCCTGGGAAAGAATTTACATCGAACCAACATTATCATGATTATCAATTTGAAACTACTTATGGGCAATTCGCGTTAGACAAAACGATTTTCCAGGTTTTTCGAGTTTGGGGTGGAGTAGAGTTTTCGAAAAATTCTGTTAGGCGTTATGATGGGACTTCCACCGAAGCACGTGAACCACTATCCAATGTAAAAGTTCCTGCCATCGAAGGTAATTCAAAACTCACGGAAGATGCAAATGCCGGAAAAATCATTGGATTACATGGTGGAAATTTAAACTACATCCGTGCGGGGATTGCTTATGATACAAGAGACTATGAGCCAGACCCGGATCGTGGTTGGCTCATTGAATACAATATCAATAAAGCAGAAAGAACGATAGGTTCTGATTTTGGTTACATCAGACATTTCGCGCAAGCGAAGAATTTTTACCAACCTTTCCCGAAACTTTTTGAAGAGTTTGTCATCGCACAACGTGTGGCACTTACCAAAATTGAAGGTGAAGTTCCTTTTTTTGAATACCGATATCTTTTTTCCATCGATGGTCCGTTTGGTGCCCTTGGTGGACAGAACACACTCCGCGGGTATAGACAAGAACGTTTTTTTGGTCCAGTGATTGGTTTTTATAATATTGAGTTAAGATATCGGGTGGGGAGTTTTTCAGTTTGGGATCAATTCTTTCAATTGAGTATCGTTCCGTTTTATGATGTGGGTAGGGTTTGGGACAAACTCCGTGATGTAAACGCAATCGGTTACAAACATGCGCGTGGTTTGGGATTGCGGCTGATTTGGGACCAAGCTACAGTCATTCTACTGGACTATGCTTATTCCAGAGAGGACCAATTGTTTTATATTGATATTGGTCATACATTTTAG
- a CDS encoding pirin family protein, producing METLKTNNNPVEKKFHPASERGHVNFGWLDSHHSFSFGHWYHPEKTNFGALRVLNDDIVEPSMGFGTHPHQNMEIISIPLFGELAHKDSTGTNGIIRTGDVQIMSAGSGIQHSEFNHSSEKKVNFLQVWILPKVGGIQPRYAQKTFSEAGRVNRFQTVVSPIDEEAVWINQDAYFSLATLEPGKELSYSVHAPGQGIFTFLISGKLKVEDTVLERKDAVGYSGKENYKFHAEVKSELLVIEVPMK from the coding sequence ATGGAAACATTAAAGACCAACAACAATCCAGTAGAAAAAAAATTCCACCCTGCATCCGAACGTGGGCATGTCAATTTCGGATGGTTGGACAGTCACCATTCCTTTAGTTTTGGTCACTGGTACCATCCCGAAAAAACAAACTTCGGAGCACTTCGGGTACTAAACGACGACATCGTGGAACCAAGTATGGGTTTTGGAACGCATCCACACCAAAATATGGAAATAATTTCGATCCCACTTTTTGGTGAATTGGCTCACAAAGATAGTACTGGTACGAATGGTATCATTCGCACAGGTGACGTTCAAATTATGTCTGCCGGTTCGGGCATCCAACACTCGGAGTTCAACCATAGTAGCGAAAAAAAGGTCAACTTTTTGCAAGTCTGGATCCTTCCGAAAGTTGGAGGAATCCAACCAAGGTATGCACAAAAAACTTTTTCGGAAGCAGGAAGAGTCAATCGGTTCCAAACCGTAGTTTCTCCGATTGATGAGGAAGCCGTTTGGATCAACCAAGATGCCTACTTTTCTTTGGCAACGCTCGAACCAGGGAAGGAACTTTCTTATTCCGTCCATGCTCCTGGGCAAGGAATCTTTACTTTCCTCATCAGTGGAAAATTAAAGGTAGAGGACACGGTTCTCGAACGTAAAGATGCTGTTGGATACTCCGGAAAGGAAAATTATAAATTTCATGCGGAAGTGAAATCGGAATTACTAGTGATTGAAGTTCCAATGAAATGA